ACTTGGCGCTGAAGAAGCCGCCGTTCTGAAGGAAGCCGGCGTCACCGCCTACAACCACAACATTGACACGAGTCCGGAACACTACCCGAACATCGTCAGCACCCACACCTTTGAAGACCGCCTCAGCACCATCCGCCATGCGCAGGATGCGGGCATGTCCGTCTGCGCTGGTGGCATCCTCGGCCTGGGCGAAACCATCGAGGACCGCCTGAAAATGCTGGAAGTGCTCAGCAACTTCAATCCGCATCCAGAGAGCGTGCCGATCAATGCCCTGATGCCCATGAAGGGCACCCCGCTGGGCGGCAATGTGCAGGTGGATAGCTTCTCGCTCGTGCGCATGATCGCCGTCACCCGCATCGCCATCCCGCGTGCAAAGGTGCGCCTCAGCGCAGGTCGCACGAATCTGAGCCGCGAAGCCCAGGCCCTGGCCTTCTTTGCCGGTGCCAACTCTATCTTCTACGGTGACAAGCTGCTGACCGCGGCGAATCCGCAGGCTGAGGAAGATCTGGCGCTCATCCAGGCACTGGGCCTCAGCGCCCAGCAGCCGAACCCCGACATGAGCGCCCCGGTGGCAGACGAAGTGCGGGAACTGGCCCCGGCCTGCCACGTCACTTGTGGTGCGTGATCACGCTTTTCATCGCACTGTCATGAAACATGAGAGGCCTTCCTTCGAGAAGGCCTTTTTTGTAGGCTGCGCCCAGAGTCCTCAAATCGCCGTTTGGCAGGCAGAAAAATCCACGCTTCAAGATCAACTCGCCCTCGCCTTTCTGGCCAGATTGTGAGAAAGGGCGGGCCTCATGAACATCGCCCTTTCCGAATTGGCTGAACTTTTGGGAGGTCAACTTCTCACTGGCAGTCCAGACACCCGCATCACCGGCTTCGCTTCTCTTAAAGAAGCCGCAGCCGGGGACCTGAGCTTTTTTTATGATGCCCGTTATCGGGATAAGCTGGCGGCCACCCATGCCACAGCGGTACTGGTGCCCAAGGGGCTGGAGGGCTGCCCGGAGAAGGTGGCCTGCATCGCGGTAGAGGATCCTTCCCGCGCCTTTGAAAAAGTGGTGGATACCTATGGCTTCCACGCAGCGGCTTTTGAGGCAGGCATTCATCCTCGTGCCGTCATTGCGGAAGGTGTGAAGGCGGACCTCAGCAAGATCTCCGTGGCAGCCTGTGCGGTGATCGAAACCGGGGCCGAAATTGGCGATGGGGCGGAAATTGGTGCGGGCTGTTTTGTCGGTCGCAATGCCGTTATCGGCGCTGGGACGAAGCTGTTTGCGAATGTGACCGTGCATGAGGCCTGCGAACTGGGCGAGCGTGTGATCCTGCACTCCGGCGTGGTCATTGGTGCGGATGGTTTCGGCTACGAATTTGAAAAAGGCCGTCATCGCAAAGTGCGTCAGGCGGGCATTGTACAGATCGACAACGATGTGGAAATCGGTGCCGGGACCATGGTGGACCGCGCTCGTTTTGGCCGCACCTGGATCGGTGAAGGCACAAAGATTGATAACCTGGTGCAGATCGGTCACAACGTGGTCATCGGGAAGCATTGCATCCTCGTCGCCGGCACGGCCATTGCAGGCAGTGCGATCATTGGCGACTACGTCGTCATTGCCGCGCAGTCCGGCGTGGCGGGGCATGTGAGTGTGGGCTCCTTTGTGACCTTGGGCGGGCGCAGTGGGGTGACGAAAGACATCCCTGCGGGCAAGGCCACCTACATGGGCTTCCCGGCGGTGCCGGTGATGGATGAACGCCGCCGTCTGGCCAGCATCAATCGCCTGCCGCATCTCTCCGCCCGTGTGAAGGCCCTGGAGAAAGACGGTGCCGAGGAAGAAAGTTGATCCCCAATGGGGCGAAGCTGCGAGGCCCTGACGGTTATTGATACGAATGTGCCGGATGTGGCCTCGTGGAACGAGGACGTCACATCCTGGCACAGGCGCTGCTTAACAGTTGGTTAACCCCCCAACTGTCACACTCGCGAAAGCGGCCATTCCGGCTCAGGGATGTCCACGGTCACGAGGGACGGAAAGGGAACCCACCGTGACCCATGAAGCGCCTTTTTTTGACCCTGCTGATGAGTTTTTCCGTGCCCTCTTTGGGGCAGCTCGTCTTTGACGGCAATACCGGATTAAACGGAGTGCAAAACGGGGCTGGCGTGTGGGATACTGGCACGGCGAACTGGTGGAACCCGACGCTCCTCTCTAACACCACCTGGAATGATGGGCTGGCCCAATTTGGCAGTTCCTCCAGTGCCGTGGGCGGCACCATCACGGTCAACTCGGCCATCAATGCGACAGGTCTGGATTTCCTGCCACTGAGCGCCGCTCCCACCACCACGAACCAAGCCTATCATTTCAGTGGCACCGGATCGCTAAACCTCACCGGACCCGCGCCGATCATCAACATCGGTAATTTGAGCACCTCAGGGAGTAGCACAGCCGTCTCGGCGGTGAACTTTTTACTGCCCGTGAATGCCAACAATCTGACAATTCAGAAAAGCAGTGGCACGACGACTGGCTTCGTTCGCTTCACGGCGAACAACACCGGCCTCACGGGTCTGCTGACGTTGAAGGGGGATGCGGGCGGGATCTTTCTAGGCTTCGGTTCCCAGACCATTTTCCCCAATCTTACCGCGGTGGTGGTGGAGTCCAACTCGGTGGCGCAACTGTTAGGCACGGATGTTACTTACAATGTGCCTTTTCGCATTGCCGGCGGTGGCGGCACGACCAACTGGGGGGCCATCCGCATGGACTCCAGCGTGACCCTCGCAGGTGGTGTGGCCCTCATTGGTGATGCGCGCATCCACACGCACACCAACGTCATCAATTCCTTCATCACCTCGCCGATCACGGAGATGGGCGGCAGCTACTCCTTCACCCGCACAGCGCTGCTGCCCACCACCGCCACGGCGGCACTTTCCATGACCTACACGGCGGCAAATACCTACACGGGGTCGACGAACTTTGGCCGTGCCGTGGTGCCTGCTTTCCCCACCTTTCCAGTCTCGGCAGAGGGGGGACTTAACGTGCTCGATTTTGCTGCGGCGGGCGCACCCGCTTCAAACATCTTCTACAATGGGGTCACCCCGGGGGCGCTGAATCTCTTCGGCGGTCACGCGCTGACCACGGTGATGCGGCTGCGAGGCAAGGCTGGCGAAACCAGCAGCCAGACCTTTGGCGATGTGACGGTGGCGCAAAACCGCTCTGAGATCGAACTCATCTCTGGGGCAGGGGGCACCATGAATCTGGCCCTGGGAGCACTGGGCCGCACGGGCAACGGCGTGCTTTCCATCAAGGAACCTGTTTCTGGCAGCATCACGACGACGGTGCCCACCCCTTTCCTAGGGGCCTGGGCCACCTTCACCAGTGCCAGCGGCAGCAGCTCCTGGGCAGCCGCGCCGACGGGCACGCTCACGGGTTTCACCGGCGATACAGTGCATGCTACGGGCACCGTCCAGGCCGATGCCCCGGCGGCGAACCTGCAAGTAGGCAATGCTTCCACCCAGGCGGTGACCTTTGGCCCCGGCACAACGAACCTGAACACCGTATCCATGACGGATACCTGGTTAGGCCGTTCTCTGGACATGGGTGCTGGGCAGACCCTGCGGCTGGGGGCTGTGGGCGGCTTTCAGGCGGTCAGCGGTGCCTATGGACTTACGGTGAACGGGGGGAAGCTGACAGCAGGTGGGGCGGATAACACGGTGGGGCAGGTGATCCTAACCAACTTTTCCACATCGGATATGACCGTGAATTCTGTCATTGAAAACAATGGAACCGGAGCTGTGAGTGTGCTGCTGAACGGCCCCGGCAAGACGGTGCTGGCAGGGGCCAATAGCTACACGGGCCAGACGACGGTGAACAGTGGCAGCCTGGAGATCCGCCACGGTACGGCCCTGGGCACTGGGGCAGGTTACACCCAGGTCCTCACCGGGGCTTCGCTGCTGCTTTCTGGTGGCATCAGCACGGCGGAGCAAATCATTCTTTCAGGCCGTGGTGTGGACCTGGCCGGGGCATTGCGGAATGTCAGCGGCACCAATACCGTCACCACGCAGATGGTGGCCATCACGAATACGCGCATTCATTCGGATGCGGGGGAGTTGATCCTGAGTCCCGCAGGCGGTGCGACGGCGGTTTCCATCTCCGCCGCCACAGTGCCCATCACCTTTGGTGGCGCAGGCAACATCACGGTGACCGGGCGGGTCAATACCACCACCTCTTCTTCAGCCATCACCAAGGAGGGAACCGGCACCTTGGTCCTGGGGGGAGATAACATCTTT
This sequence is a window from Prosthecobacter algae. Protein-coding genes within it:
- the bioB gene encoding biotin synthase BioB; this translates as MNYADLHRIYHQPFFDLIKQARAVHEEHWTGNEVQLCTLLSIKTGGCSEDCGYCAQSARYSTGVQAEKLMEKADVMERARAARASGSTRFCMGAAWKGVRVGTQKFDQVVDIVKDVATLGMEVCVTLGQLGAEEAAVLKEAGVTAYNHNIDTSPEHYPNIVSTHTFEDRLSTIRHAQDAGMSVCAGGILGLGETIEDRLKMLEVLSNFNPHPESVPINALMPMKGTPLGGNVQVDSFSLVRMIAVTRIAIPRAKVRLSAGRTNLSREAQALAFFAGANSIFYGDKLLTAANPQAEEDLALIQALGLSAQQPNPDMSAPVADEVRELAPACHVTCGA
- the lpxD gene encoding UDP-3-O-(3-hydroxymyristoyl)glucosamine N-acyltransferase, which translates into the protein MNIALSELAELLGGQLLTGSPDTRITGFASLKEAAAGDLSFFYDARYRDKLAATHATAVLVPKGLEGCPEKVACIAVEDPSRAFEKVVDTYGFHAAAFEAGIHPRAVIAEGVKADLSKISVAACAVIETGAEIGDGAEIGAGCFVGRNAVIGAGTKLFANVTVHEACELGERVILHSGVVIGADGFGYEFEKGRHRKVRQAGIVQIDNDVEIGAGTMVDRARFGRTWIGEGTKIDNLVQIGHNVVIGKHCILVAGTAIAGSAIIGDYVVIAAQSGVAGHVSVGSFVTLGGRSGVTKDIPAGKATYMGFPAVPVMDERRRLASINRLPHLSARVKALEKDGAEEES